In one window of Camelina sativa cultivar DH55 chromosome 15, Cs, whole genome shotgun sequence DNA:
- the LOC104747705 gene encoding 1,2-dihydroxy-3-keto-5-methylthiopentene dioxygenase 1, with protein MGEAVKDQREEVIQAWYLDDNYDEGQKLPHHKDPKEFVTLDKLAELGVLSWRLDADNYENDEKLKKIRESRGYSYMDICEVCPGKLPNYEAKVKMFFEEHLHIDEEIRYCLAGSGYFDVRDLNDVWIRVWVKKGGMIVFPAGIYHRFTVDTGNYMKAMRLFVGGPVWTPYNRPHDHLPARKAYMDTFVKVLGDRTIDASA; from the exons ATGGGTGAAGCCGTTAAG gatcaaagagaagaagtgaTTCAAGCTTGGTACTTGGATGATAATTACGATGAgggtcagaaacttcctcaCCACAAGGATCCTAAGGAGTTTGTTACTTTGGACAAACTTGCAGAGCTTGGAGTACTTAGCTGGAGACTTGACGCTGATAACTATGAAAACGATGAGAAGCTGAAAAAGATCCGTGAATCTCGTGGTTACTCCTACATG GACATTTGTGAGGTATGCCCTGGAAAGCTTCCAAACTATGAAGCAAAAGTAAAGATGTTTTTTGAAGAACATTTACACATTGACGAAGAGATCCGTTACTGCCTCGCAGGAAGTG GATACTTTGATGTGAGGGATCTCAATGATGTTTGGATTAGAGTATGGGTAAAGAAGGGAGGTATGATAGTGTTTCCTGCTGGAATATATCATCGCTTCACCGTGGACACAGGCAACTACATGAAG GCAATGCGGCTTTTCGTGGGTGGACCAGTGTGGACTCCTTATAATCGCCCACACGACCATCTTCCTGCGAG GAAAGCGTATATGGATACATTCGTTAAGGTGCTTGGAGACCGTACCATAGACGCTTCAGCATAG
- the LOC104748858 gene encoding geranylgeranyl pyrophosphate synthase 4, with product LAIQAACAVEMIHTMSLIKDDLPCMDNDDLRRGKPTTHKVFGESVAILSGGALLALAFEHLTEADVSSKKMVRAVKELAKSIGTKGLVAGQAKDLSSEGLDQNDVGLEDLEFIHVHKTGSLLEASAVIGAVIGGGSEEEIEKVRSFARCIGLLFQVVDDILDETKSSEELGKTAGKDQIAGKLTYPKVIGLEKSKEFVKKLKRDAREHLQGFDSDKVKPLIALTNFIANRNN from the coding sequence TTAGCGATTCAAGCGGCTTGTGCGGTTGAGATGATTCACACAATGTCACTCATCAAAGATGATCTTCCTTGTATGGACAATGACGATCTCCGACGAGGTAAACCAACTACACACAAAGTATTCGGAGAAAGCGTGGCCATCCTCTCCGGCGGCGCACTTTTAGCCCTAGCTTTCGAGCATTTGACCGAAGCTGACGTGTCATCCAAGAAAATGGTTAGGGCCGTTAAAGAATTGGCTAAGTCTATTGGAACGAAAGGACTCGTGGCGGGACAAGCTAAGGATTTGAGCAGTGAAGGGTTGGATCAAAACGACGTTGGTTTAGAGGATCTTGAGTTTATTCACGTTCATAAAACCGGTTCGTTGCTCGAAGCGTCGGCGGTTATCGGAGCGGTTATTGGTGGTGGTTcagaggaagagattgagaaagtGAGAAGCTTTGCGAGGtgtattggattgttgtttCAAGTGGTTGATGATATTTTGGATGAGACTAAGTCGTCGGAGGAATTAGGAAAAACCGCCGGAAAAGATCAGATCGCCGGTAAGCTGACGTATCCGAAAGTGATTGGTCTAGAGAAATCGAAGGAGTttgtgaagaagttgaagagagATGCGAGAGAACATCTTCAAGGGTTTGATTCGGACAAAGTGAAACCTTTGATTGCTCTTACCAACTTCATTGCCAACAGAAACAACTGA
- the LOC104747706 gene encoding UPF0496 protein At2g18630-like, whose protein sequence is MMGGKGSKNKKDIEFGSPSTPVQIKMNSEYTEHLSSYERACSEDPKLESFDSALHERTNRVINKLASGVEIKSLSFDSLKEVTQCLLDMNQDVVKVILQDKEDIWNNQDLFSLVNMYFDSTLKTMDFCSELEHCLNRARRSQVVIQFAVKQFEEEAEVHVNGDNENKKYEKTLDELKRFKDLGEPFTKKFFELFDLVYKKQVLMLDELHKLKKKLDRRLGNIKSWRRVSNMVFVTAFVSVLIFSVVAAAVAAPPVVAAIAGALAVPVGSLGKWCNTLWTKYEKVVKGQKEIITSIRIGTFISVKEMDNISVLVRKVEVEIESLLKKAEFAVTEEKVVRIAIDEIKKKLDVFTDTIEELGKHADKYCSDVTKARTVILQRIIRYPTGTTTEEATWTEMLS, encoded by the exons atgatGGGAGGGAAAGGTagcaagaacaaaaaagatattGAATTTGGTTCACCGTCTACACCTGTACAGATCAAGATGAACTCAGAGTACACTGAGCATTTAAGCTCTTACGAAAGAGCTTGTAGTGAAGATCCAAAGCTTGAGTCTTTCGACTCTGCGCTTCACGAACGAACTAACCGAGTCATCAACAAGCTTGCTTCAGGAGTAGAGATCAAGTCTTTGTCGTTTGATTCGCTTAAAGAAGTGACGCAATGCCTTTTGGATATGAATCAAGATGTGGTCAAAGTTATCTTACAGGACAAAGAGGATATATGGAACAATCAAGATTTGTTCTCTCTTGTGAATATGTATTTCGACAGCACTTTAAAGACTATGGACTTCTGCTCTGAGCTTGAGCATTGTCTTAACCGTGCGAGGAGGAGCCAAGTTGTTATTCAGTTTGCTGTTAAGCAGTTTGAGGAAGAGGCTGAGGTACATGTTAATGGGGATAACGAGAACAAGAAGTATGAGAAGACACTTGATGAGCTTAAGAGGTTTAAAGATTTGGGTGAGCCGTTTACCAAAAAGTTCTTTGAGCTTTTCGATTTGGTATACAAGAAACAGGTTTTGATGCTTGATGAGCTTCACAAGCTAAAGAAAAAACTCGACAGGAGACTTGGGAATATCAAGTCATGGCGAAGAGTATCGAACATGGTGTTTGTGACTGCGTTTGTTTCTGTGCTTATTTTCTCTGTGGTAGCAGCCGCTGTGGCTGCACCACCTGTTGTGGCAGCTATAGCTGGTGCATTGGCTGTTCCGGTAGGGTCTCTTGGGAAATGGTGTAACACTCTGTGGACGAAATATGAGAAAGTGGTTAAAGGGCAGAAGGAGATCATTACATCGATTAGAATTGGGACTTTCATATCGGTTAAGGAGATGGATAATATAAGTGTTCTTGTGCGTAAAGTGGAAGTAGAGATTGAATCTTTGTTGAAGAAAGCTGAGTTTGCTGTTACGGAGGAGAAAGTGGTGAGGATTGCGATAGATGAGATcaagaagaagcttgatgtGTTTACTGACACTATTGAAGAACTTGGGAAACATGCGGATAAGTATTGTAGCGATGTGACAAAGGCAAGAACTGTGATTCTACAGAGGATTATCCGATACCCGACTGGTACAACTACTGAAGAAGCTACCTG GACGGAGATGTTGTCGTGA
- the LOC104747704 gene encoding probable NEDD8-conjugating enzyme Ubc12-like, which translates to MLGLFKVKEKQKEESQNNNRSGASSVKKKSAGELRLHKDISELNLPKSCKISFPNGKDDLMNFEVTIKPDEGYYTNGKFVFTFQVSNVYPHEAPKVKCKTKVYHPNIDLEGNVCLNILREDWKPVLNINTVIYGLFHLFTEPNYEDPLNHDAAEVLRDNPKTFENNVKRAMMGGQVGQTSFARCM; encoded by the exons atgcTTGGGTTATTCAAAgtgaaagagaagcaaaaagaagaaTCCCAAAATAACAACAGAAGTGGAGCTTCTTCTGTCAAGAAGAAATCTGCTGGTGAACTTCGTCTTCATAAAG ATATATCAGAGCTGAACCTGCCAAAGTCTTGTAAGATATCTTTTCCGAACGGGAAGGATGACTTGATGAACTTTGAAGTTACCATCAAACCTGATGAAGGATACTACAC GAATGGTAAGTTTGTGTTCACATTCCAAGTCTCTAATGTGTATCCACATGAAGCTCCCAAAGTGAAATGCAAGACCAAG GTGTATCATCCCAATATCGATTTAGAAGGGAACGTCTGTCTGAATATCTTGCGTGAAGACTGGAAACCGGTTCTCAACATAAACACTGTTATCTATGGTCTCTTCCATCTCTTCACG GAACCCAATTACGAGGACCCTCTGAACCATGACGCAGCTGAGGTTTTAAGGGATAACCCAAAGACGTTTGAGAATAATGTCAAAAGGGCAATGATGGGTGGACAAGTTGGCCAAACCTCATTTGCTCGCTGCATGTAG